One window of Calorimonas adulescens genomic DNA carries:
- a CDS encoding glycosidase, with product MDIQYIRQMEDRFYNKIDEAMSEIQDMDYIDTVVGIPFYNEKETLRNVIKTAEEGLKGFPDMKKLIVCAGDPAGREALEAIKGIDCEVPCLFFLMESGINGRGFSIRAIMEIAKRLEADVILLEADLKREGKWGFKPSWLKRLIYPLNEGYDMVFTSFRRHYFEDTTGDLFVKPILEALYGCQLKDPLSGIYGISHDMVEAYCAEAGHWYEYTGGYGIDPWMVTRAVIWDKKLCEVSLGAKLTPPSTGKRAYVFKEVARAIFECLKDDQDYWLKSHMILKRPDIYGLEDRDRPMEISCRLTDFVQAFQSGYERYRVIYEKILPEGLKRQIEEVYSLPYKNFRFNEDLWAQIIYQFLQVYCFKSNVPQEDILDAFTIMYEGRIAGYIKQVRGFRDYLIDIKGIDMDELTYKKTGDYYACQVETLLSMKESFVKTWIEKTMEVQPVITPLDYLEFVPGVPIVLPKELKGLGGSIIRTSEVFRRVEKKYSNDFYDFVHNMLKIPEGLSPSDVCNGVKEFMLHLEDAVNKVFPGDLYSSSGVADVVKGIFNLLPHGKVLIVRPEILRKLLYEFPPLNLMLRVGYKNVTELLNNMNPRYALTLANITEERQYVDKVTLWLEDNLRPDSMEEVDIEPIVLSREVIPDIPDMRDITILNKITGMIAVSSLSKGMGGEYPKLRYFTHIAKNIVEAEHYSYIWKLYARERRGFGIKVANSILGHHGRDIFSAHNMFENWHQREMVVRFKRLAEGLESKGNKDEAKAFYLMAEGYGLSLTLNDGTFVPCSAWTWASYSFRGGKGIPTPLSLYVERDWFNNDLLVEIYKEMGYRPGEILEEVYQLIGEGKESDDLINIILGVKPHADAVMVQDVENWPAAGYLLRYDGNPILKPLPDHWWESRYVLNAATLRIKDRVYILYRAFGKDSISRIGLAISDGYNIVERLPEPVFYPKNSTEKDGCEDPRAVIINDKIYMMYTAYDGVVAQVAAASISIDDFLNRDFDRWERLGLAFPNLWDKDAILFPEKINGKYVMYHRIEPSMWVSYSDELKFPWPKDGHKIIIGPRSGMMWDSLKIGAGTQPLKTRYGWLLIYHGVDDNLIYRLGVILVDLKDPGRLLYRSPNPILSPEKEYETGDRSTAWVPNVVFTCGAVPAEDKEMLDAEDEILVYYGAADTYICVAHAKVGELIPEEVRKRIDR from the coding sequence ATGGACATTCAGTACATAAGGCAGATGGAAGACCGGTTTTATAACAAGATTGATGAGGCTATGAGCGAGATACAGGATATGGACTATATTGACACAGTGGTTGGCATTCCTTTCTATAATGAAAAGGAAACCTTGAGGAATGTAATAAAGACAGCAGAGGAAGGTCTCAAAGGCTTTCCTGACATGAAAAAACTAATAGTATGCGCTGGAGATCCTGCAGGCAGGGAGGCACTGGAGGCCATAAAAGGGATTGACTGCGAGGTACCGTGCCTCTTTTTCCTTATGGAGTCCGGTATAAATGGTAGGGGTTTCAGCATAAGGGCTATAATGGAGATAGCAAAGAGGCTGGAGGCGGATGTTATCCTTCTTGAAGCAGACCTGAAAAGGGAAGGGAAATGGGGTTTTAAGCCCTCATGGCTGAAAAGGCTTATATATCCCCTCAATGAGGGGTATGATATGGTCTTTACGAGTTTTAGAAGGCATTACTTTGAAGATACCACCGGCGACCTCTTTGTAAAGCCAATCCTTGAGGCATTGTATGGATGTCAATTGAAGGACCCCTTGAGCGGAATATATGGAATTTCCCATGATATGGTGGAGGCATACTGCGCAGAGGCCGGGCATTGGTATGAATACACGGGTGGATACGGTATAGACCCGTGGATGGTAACCAGGGCAGTCATCTGGGACAAGAAATTATGTGAGGTGAGCCTCGGGGCGAAACTTACTCCCCCATCAACAGGAAAGAGGGCCTATGTTTTCAAAGAGGTGGCAAGGGCAATTTTTGAGTGTCTCAAGGACGATCAGGATTACTGGCTAAAATCACATATGATATTGAAGCGTCCTGACATATATGGGCTTGAAGACAGAGACAGGCCTATGGAGATATCCTGCCGCCTCACTGACTTTGTGCAGGCGTTTCAGTCAGGGTATGAGAGGTACAGGGTTATATATGAAAAGATACTCCCTGAAGGTTTAAAAAGGCAGATCGAAGAGGTATATAGCCTTCCGTATAAAAATTTCAGGTTTAATGAGGACCTATGGGCACAGATTATATATCAGTTTTTGCAGGTCTATTGTTTTAAGAGCAATGTACCCCAGGAGGATATACTGGATGCTTTTACCATTATGTACGAAGGGCGTATAGCCGGATATATAAAACAGGTGAGAGGGTTTCGCGATTATCTTATAGATATCAAAGGAATTGATATGGATGAGCTTACCTATAAAAAGACAGGGGACTATTATGCCTGTCAGGTGGAGACTCTTCTGTCTATGAAGGAAAGCTTTGTAAAGACCTGGATAGAGAAGACCATGGAGGTACAACCGGTCATAACACCACTTGACTATCTTGAATTTGTGCCGGGCGTGCCCATTGTATTGCCCAAGGAACTGAAAGGATTGGGCGGCAGTATCATAAGGACCAGTGAGGTGTTCAGGAGGGTTGAGAAAAAATATTCTAATGATTTTTATGATTTTGTACACAACATGTTAAAGATACCGGAGGGCTTATCTCCGTCGGATGTGTGCAATGGAGTAAAGGAATTTATGTTGCATCTTGAAGATGCTGTGAACAAGGTATTCCCGGGGGACCTATATTCCAGCAGCGGTGTTGCGGATGTGGTGAAGGGGATATTTAATCTATTGCCTCATGGCAAGGTCCTGATAGTAAGGCCAGAGATTTTGAGGAAACTGCTCTATGAGTTCCCCCCGTTAAATCTTATGCTCCGCGTGGGCTATAAGAATGTTACTGAACTATTAAACAACATGAACCCACGATATGCCTTGACTCTTGCCAATATAACGGAAGAGAGGCAGTATGTAGATAAGGTTACACTGTGGCTGGAGGATAACCTGAGGCCTGACAGCATGGAAGAGGTTGACATAGAACCTATCGTACTCAGCAGAGAAGTGATACCAGATATTCCAGATATGAGGGATATTACAATATTGAACAAGATAACGGGTATGATTGCTGTGAGCAGCCTGAGCAAGGGTATGGGTGGTGAATATCCCAAACTCAGGTATTTTACTCATATTGCAAAGAATATAGTGGAGGCGGAACACTATTCATACATATGGAAGTTATACGCCAGAGAACGCAGGGGCTTTGGCATCAAGGTGGCAAACTCTATCCTCGGGCACCACGGCAGGGACATATTTTCAGCTCACAATATGTTCGAAAACTGGCACCAGAGGGAGATGGTGGTCAGATTTAAAAGGCTGGCAGAGGGTCTTGAGTCAAAAGGAAACAAAGATGAGGCAAAAGCCTTTTATCTAATGGCAGAGGGATATGGGCTGTCGCTTACCTTGAATGATGGGACTTTTGTACCGTGCTCGGCATGGACATGGGCCAGTTACAGTTTCAGGGGTGGCAAAGGCATACCAACCCCACTTTCCCTGTATGTTGAGAGAGATTGGTTTAACAATGACCTTTTAGTAGAGATTTATAAGGAGATGGGCTACAGGCCCGGTGAGATACTCGAGGAGGTATACCAGCTTATTGGTGAAGGTAAGGAGAGTGACGACCTTATAAACATTATACTTGGTGTGAAGCCTCATGCCGATGCGGTAATGGTACAGGACGTGGAAAACTGGCCTGCAGCCGGTTACCTTTTACGCTATGACGGCAATCCCATTTTAAAACCCCTGCCGGACCACTGGTGGGAATCCAGGTATGTGCTGAACGCTGCAACCTTACGGATAAAGGACAGGGTATATATCCTATACAGGGCATTTGGGAAGGACAGCATATCCAGGATTGGCCTGGCCATATCCGATGGGTACAATATAGTGGAGAGGCTACCTGAACCAGTTTTCTACCCTAAAAATAGCACTGAGAAAGATGGCTGTGAGGACCCGCGCGCGGTAATCATAAACGATAAAATATATATGATGTACACCGCCTATGATGGAGTGGTGGCGCAGGTTGCTGCCGCCTCCATAAGCATAGATGATTTTTTAAACAGGGACTTTGACAGGTGGGAGAGACTTGGCCTGGCCTTTCCAAACCTCTGGGATAAGGATGCTATACTTTTCCCTGAAAAAATTAACGGCAAATATGTCATGTACCACAGGATAGAGCCCAGTATGTGGGTCTCATACTCAGACGAACTTAAGTTTCCATGGCCCAAGGATGGGCATAAAATAATAATCGGTCCACGGTCAGGAATGATGTGGGACTCACTGAAGATAGGTGCAGGAACCCAGCCGTTGAAGACCAGGTATGGATGGCTGCTTATATATCATGGGGTAGACGATAATCTAATATACAGGCTGGGCGTTATACTGGTAGACTTAAAAGACCCGGGAAGGCTGCTCTATCGTTCACCAAACCCAATCCTGTCGCCAGAGAAGGAGTACGAAACAGGTGACAGGTCTACGGCATGGGTGCCCAATGTGGTTTTCACCTGCGGCGCAGTGCCTGCCGAGGATAAGGAGATGCTGGACGCTGAAGATGAGATACTGGTATATTATGGAGCTGCAGATACCTACATTTGTGTAGCCCATGCAAAGGTTGGCGAGTTAATACCGGAGGAGGTCAGAAAAAGGATAGACAGATAA
- a CDS encoding glycosyltransferase family 4 protein, whose translation MNIAILSTYPPRECGIASFSKDLRDNFVKMGKNVKLLAITDSGASYNYPPEVIFEINQDERDEFIKAAHFVNDSFIDVVIVEHEYGIFGGLDGKYVLDFAAHLRKPFILTTHTVLPSPNFRQKWILRGLGSAAAAVACMTGRSASLLEDIYGVPKDKIYVIPHGVPSFKQKNREQLKSMYGYSKRTIVSTFGLIGPGKGIENGIKAIGEVASRHPEILYLVLGETHPSLVKKFGETYRESLIDLVEHMHLTDNVQFVNHYLSLDELGDYLYMTDVYMTPYPDKNQAVSGTLTYAVGCGRAIVSTPYEYALEILGNGRGLIAKSSNNYMELATLIENIIDNPTLKHSLEERASKLGKTMTWTSVAKQYINLMGLVIQNSARGNGYGSVLQAP comes from the coding sequence ATGAATATAGCCATTTTAAGCACTTATCCACCAAGAGAATGCGGCATTGCATCATTTTCAAAGGACTTGAGAGACAATTTCGTCAAGATGGGCAAAAATGTGAAACTACTTGCCATCACAGATAGCGGAGCCAGTTATAACTACCCACCTGAGGTTATATTCGAAATTAATCAAGATGAGAGGGATGAGTTCATCAAGGCTGCTCATTTCGTGAACGATTCCTTTATAGATGTGGTAATAGTGGAACACGAGTATGGGATATTTGGTGGGCTTGATGGGAAATATGTCCTGGACTTTGCTGCCCACCTGAGAAAGCCTTTTATCCTCACCACACATACTGTTCTGCCATCCCCTAACTTTAGACAGAAATGGATACTCAGGGGACTCGGCAGCGCAGCAGCCGCTGTTGCCTGTATGACTGGAAGGTCAGCAAGCCTCTTGGAGGATATCTATGGAGTCCCTAAAGACAAAATTTATGTAATACCCCACGGTGTTCCCAGTTTTAAGCAGAAAAACAGAGAGCAGTTAAAATCGATGTATGGATACAGCAAAAGGACTATAGTTTCCACTTTCGGTCTTATAGGGCCTGGCAAGGGTATCGAAAATGGCATCAAAGCTATAGGGGAAGTGGCATCAAGACATCCCGAAATACTATATCTTGTACTGGGTGAAACCCATCCTTCCCTGGTTAAAAAGTTCGGTGAGACATACAGAGAGTCGCTGATAGACCTGGTTGAGCATATGCACCTGACAGATAATGTCCAATTTGTCAATCACTATCTATCCCTGGACGAACTTGGTGACTATCTGTATATGACAGATGTGTATATGACCCCTTATCCTGATAAAAACCAGGCCGTTAGCGGTACATTAACCTATGCTGTGGGTTGTGGAAGAGCTATAGTGTCAACCCCTTACGAGTATGCCCTGGAGATACTTGGTAATGGCAGGGGCCTTATAGCAAAGAGCAGCAATAACTATATGGAACTTGCCACACTTATAGAGAACATAATAGATAATCCGACGCTAAAACACAGCCTGGAGGAAAGGGCGTCCAAGCTTGGCAAAACCATGACATGGACCAGTGTGGCAAAACAGTATATAAATCTTATGGGACTCGTAATTCAAAACAGTGCGAGGGGGAATGGGTATGGGAGTGTCTTACAGGCACCTTAG
- a CDS encoding phosphomannomutase/phosphoglucomutase — protein sequence MAKINPTIFRQYDIRGVVPEELNRNTAYLIGKAFGTYLKRRNEDVCLVGHDNRASSLDLMDAVIDGLLSTGTNVLNVGLLTTPMFYYSRILYSVNPGLMITASHNPPQYNGFKVCFGPATLYGDDLQDICRMIENDDFMDAPRGDISYSYPIFGYADMLKEKIKLERKLKVAVDCGNGTTSIIGPQVLELWGCNVIPIYSESDPNFPNHFPDPVKEENLKALRDVVLKTGADLGIGFDGDGDRIGVVDDKGNIIWGDTMMSLFWREILPKYPGIDCIVEVKCSEALVDEIKRLGGKPFFYKTGHSLIKAKMRELDSPFTGEMSGHMFFADEYYGFDDALYSAGRLLRIISKSGKKLSELLSDVPSYVSTPEIRAESDDKEKFTIVENAKRYFIEKGCSVVDVDGVRAYIYDGWCLARASNTGPEVILRAEAKTEEGLEKILDELRKAVPLKF from the coding sequence ATGGCAAAGATAAACCCTACTATATTCCGGCAGTATGATATAAGGGGAGTTGTCCCTGAAGAACTGAACAGGAATACAGCATATCTTATAGGAAAGGCCTTTGGGACATACCTCAAGAGGAGAAATGAGGATGTATGCCTTGTTGGGCACGACAACAGGGCTTCTTCATTAGACCTCATGGATGCAGTTATAGATGGTCTCTTAAGTACGGGCACAAATGTATTGAATGTGGGGCTCTTAACAACCCCAATGTTTTATTATTCCAGAATACTTTACAGTGTAAACCCCGGACTGATGATAACAGCAAGTCATAACCCTCCTCAGTATAACGGGTTTAAAGTATGCTTTGGCCCGGCTACCCTGTATGGCGATGACCTGCAGGATATCTGCCGCATGATTGAAAACGACGATTTTATGGATGCCCCCAGGGGAGATATAAGCTATTCCTATCCCATATTCGGCTATGCTGATATGCTGAAGGAAAAGATAAAACTGGAAAGAAAACTCAAGGTGGCAGTTGACTGCGGAAACGGCACTACTTCTATTATAGGCCCCCAGGTACTGGAACTATGGGGATGCAATGTTATACCCATATACTCTGAATCCGACCCCAATTTCCCAAATCATTTCCCTGACCCTGTAAAAGAAGAAAACCTCAAGGCATTGAGGGACGTTGTCTTAAAGACAGGAGCAGACCTGGGTATAGGTTTTGACGGAGACGGCGACCGGATAGGAGTTGTGGACGATAAGGGAAACATAATATGGGGCGATACTATGATGTCCCTCTTTTGGAGGGAGATCCTGCCAAAATATCCGGGTATAGACTGTATTGTGGAGGTAAAGTGCTCAGAAGCGCTTGTAGACGAAATTAAACGCCTTGGAGGGAAGCCGTTCTTCTATAAGACAGGACATTCCCTTATAAAGGCGAAGATGCGGGAACTGGATTCGCCTTTCACCGGTGAGATGTCAGGACATATGTTCTTTGCTGACGAGTACTATGGGTTTGATGATGCGCTTTATTCGGCAGGCAGGCTCTTGAGGATAATTTCAAAAAGCGGCAAAAAGCTGTCAGAACTGCTCTCGGATGTTCCTTCCTATGTGTCTACTCCGGAGATAAGGGCAGAGAGCGACGACAAAGAAAAATTCACCATAGTTGAAAACGCCAAAAGATATTTCATTGAAAAAGGGTGCTCCGTTGTGGATGTAGACGGGGTGAGGGCGTATATATACGACGGATGGTGCTTAGCCAGAGCATCCAATACAGGTCCTGAGGTGATTTTGAGGGCAGAGGCAAAGACAGAGGAGGGCCTGGAAAAGATTCTGGACGAACTTAGAAAAGCTGTACCGTTGAAATTTTAA